One part of the Xanthocytophaga agilis genome encodes these proteins:
- the mgtE gene encoding magnesium transporter → MAFELTQDYLDLLIDAIETHDDDFLRQAMDELYPADMAALLYEFPTDEYAQYIIAILDEETAAQVINNLAPNWREDFLKAFSTETIAQFISYLDSDDAADILNEQPTRTKEEVLALLEDREKARYIIDLLHYEEDTAGGLMAKELVKANIKWTVTQTVDEIRRQAEKVEKVNSVYVVDDNNVLRGRVSLKKIVLSRVSTKVADIYEDDVVSVDSHQSAEEVADIMQRYDLESVPVVNVNGRLLGRITIDDIVDVITEQAEQDRQAMTGLSGGIEEDDTVWASVKARLPWQIIGMAGGLLAAWLTDMIGKPVLGAVGALAYFMTLIAGTGGNVGVQSSSVILQSLASPSVVEQSVIRRLLKVFSIGMLNGALLSMVLFLVIYGATRDLKLSIVVSISILAVVLLASFMGTVTPLVLDRFGVNPAVASGPFITTANDLLGLTVYFFTAKLLYSL, encoded by the coding sequence ATGGCATTTGAACTGACGCAAGATTATCTGGACCTATTGATAGATGCAATAGAAACACATGATGATGATTTTTTGCGTCAGGCAATGGACGAGTTATATCCGGCAGATATGGCAGCTCTTCTGTATGAGTTTCCTACAGATGAATATGCACAATATATCATAGCCATTCTGGATGAAGAAACCGCTGCTCAGGTAATTAATAATCTGGCTCCAAACTGGCGGGAAGATTTTCTTAAAGCGTTTTCAACAGAAACCATTGCACAGTTCATCTCTTATCTGGATTCAGATGATGCAGCCGATATTCTGAATGAGCAGCCAACCCGTACCAAAGAAGAGGTACTGGCTTTGCTGGAAGATCGGGAAAAAGCAAGATATATTATTGACCTATTACATTATGAGGAGGACACAGCTGGTGGATTAATGGCAAAGGAGCTTGTAAAGGCCAATATCAAATGGACGGTAACACAGACGGTAGATGAAATCAGAAGGCAAGCAGAGAAAGTAGAGAAAGTGAACTCTGTTTATGTAGTAGACGATAACAATGTATTAAGAGGAAGGGTATCACTGAAAAAAATTGTATTGTCACGTGTATCGACAAAGGTGGCAGATATCTATGAGGATGATGTTGTATCCGTTGATTCTCACCAATCTGCTGAAGAAGTCGCTGATATTATGCAACGTTATGATCTGGAATCTGTACCGGTAGTGAATGTGAATGGTCGGTTATTAGGTCGGATTACCATCGATGATATTGTCGACGTAATTACCGAACAGGCAGAACAGGATCGGCAGGCAATGACGGGTTTGTCAGGTGGTATTGAGGAAGATGATACAGTATGGGCTTCTGTAAAGGCTCGCTTGCCCTGGCAGATTATAGGAATGGCAGGAGGATTGCTGGCCGCCTGGCTAACAGACATGATAGGTAAACCCGTGTTGGGGGCAGTAGGGGCATTGGCTTATTTTATGACACTAATTGCAGGCACAGGTGGAAATGTAGGTGTACAGTCTTCTTCTGTCATTTTGCAAAGTCTGGCAAGTCCATCTGTAGTTGAGCAGAGTGTGATTCGACGTTTGTTGAAGGTGTTTAGTATTGGGATGCTGAATGGCGCTTTGTTGTCTATGGTTTTATTTCTGGTCATTTATGGTGCTACCCGTGATCTGAAATTATCTATTGTAGTTTCAATTTCTATTTTAGCGGTTGTACTGCTGGCCTCATTTATGGGAACAGTAACTCCGTTGGTACTGGATAGATTTGGTGTGAATCCTGCTGTTGCTTCTGGGCCTTTTATTACAACAGCAAATGACTTGCTGGGGTTAACTGTATATTTCTTTACTGCAAAGTTGTTATATAGTTTGTAG
- the rsmA gene encoding 16S rRNA (adenine(1518)-N(6)/adenine(1519)-N(6))-dimethyltransferase RsmA, whose translation MLNVKPKKHLGQHFLLDTNIAKNIVDALTGHKNYEVVLELGPGTGVLTDFLIERKDIDFHLCEIDRESATFLRKKYPALSSKLIEGDFLQLRLDSLFNKPFALIGNFPYNISSQIFFKVLEYKDSVPEIVCMLQKEVAQRIASPPGNKDYGILSVFLQAYYTIEYLFTVPPHVFDPPPKVQSGVIRLRRNEVAALECDEALFFKVVKQGFNNRRKTLRNSLKPLGLSPELLENPLLDKRAEQLSVADFVYLTQQFSAMQ comes from the coding sequence ATTTTGAACGTTAAACCTAAAAAACATCTTGGACAGCACTTTCTGCTGGATACCAACATTGCAAAAAACATCGTAGATGCCCTGACCGGACATAAAAACTATGAGGTAGTATTGGAGCTAGGACCTGGAACAGGCGTCTTGACTGATTTTCTGATAGAAAGGAAGGACATTGATTTTCACCTTTGTGAGATTGATAGAGAATCAGCAACTTTTTTGCGTAAAAAGTATCCTGCTCTTTCTTCAAAACTTATTGAAGGCGATTTTTTGCAACTTCGATTGGATAGCCTTTTTAATAAGCCTTTTGCCCTAATTGGTAACTTTCCCTATAATATCTCCTCACAGATATTTTTTAAGGTATTGGAATACAAAGATTCTGTACCTGAAATAGTCTGTATGCTGCAAAAAGAGGTAGCACAACGCATTGCTTCTCCTCCGGGAAACAAGGATTATGGAATACTTAGTGTGTTTTTGCAGGCGTATTATACTATTGAGTATCTCTTTACCGTTCCTCCTCATGTATTTGATCCCCCACCCAAAGTACAATCAGGTGTAATTCGTCTCAGACGAAACGAAGTAGCTGCTCTGGAATGCGATGAGGCACTGTTTTTTAAAGTGGTGAAACAAGGTTTTAATAATCGGCGCAAAACACTTCGAAACTCGCTGAAACCACTGGGGCTATCACCTGAATTACTGGAAAATCCTTTATTAGACAAACGTGCCGAACAACTTTCTGTAGCAGATTTTGTTTATCTGACACAGCAGTTTAGTGCTATGCAGTAA